Below is a genomic region from Phocoena phocoena chromosome 21, mPhoPho1.1, whole genome shotgun sequence.
CTATTACAATGGCTGTCATCAaggagacaagaaataacaagtgctggtgaggatgtggagaaaagagaacctttgtgcactgttggtgggatgtgaaatggtgcagccactatggaaaagcgtggaggttcctcaaaaaagtaaaaatagagttaccctatgatccagcaatcccactttggggcatatatacaaaggaaatgaaatcaggatcttgaagaatTATCTGCATTCCCGTGATCTttccagcattattcacaatagccaagatatgacagcaacccaaatgtccatcagcagacgaatggataaagaagatattgtgtatgtgtgtgtgtgtgtgtgtgtgtgtgtgtgtgtgtgtgtgtacacaatgaaatattattcagccatgagaaaaaaataaaatcctgccatttgcaacagcatggaagtacctggagggcattatgctaagtgagatgagtctgacagagaaagccaaatagtGTGTGATCTCACTttgatgtggaatctaaaaagccaaactcatcacaacagagggtagaatggtggctaccaggggctgggagtggtgGAATTGGGGAGATGCTGTTTCAGGGTACAAACTTACAACCAGTAGAtaagtaagttctggagatctaatgggCAACATAGTGATTACAGTCAACAACACTGTACGATAAACCTCAAAGTCATAGGAAACTACATCTTAATTGTTCTCGTTACacagaagaaatgataattatgtgacctAATAGAGGTGTCAGCTAACACTGTGGTGGCAATCACACCgcaatacataaatgtatcaCATCAACATGTCGTACACCTTAaagttacacaatgttatatgtcaactgtatctcaatttttcaaaatagataaaataaactcattagttaataaacaagtaaatgatCAAAAGTAGTCATAATAGAAgacataaaagtatataaaatttttctgtaaaaagctGATATCACatataaaagtttataaatgaaaaaataagtaaatttagatAAATGTGTCATTAAGCCATTGATCATAGGTCAATTAACTTTAGATAAACTGGTTTTAGGTCAATTGGTTATTGGCCAAAGGCATATACTTAGGCTTTCTATACTTTGTTTCTATATGGTAGGGTAGGGGGAAAGGTTAGGGATCTCtttaagcttttgttttttcccccccaaatttattctcttattttttttttaaatttttttggtcatgccatgcacgtgggatcttagtttcccgaccaaggattgaacccacaccctctgcattggaagcacggagtcttaaccactggaccaccagggaagtccctctttaagCTGTTGGCATATAGTGTTGAGACAATACACAGCTATTGAGGAAATACTGTGCTCTTTATTTGATTCTCCTGATCTCATCAATCTTGTCATATGGGACAGTTATACAAAGGATtataacaaatgagaaaattttagTTTTCAATGTGAACTAAGTATATTTACCTTTCAGATGCTACTAAGAACATAGTACATATGTGATACCAGCCTCTCTTTTAAAGGAATACCTTAAAAatacagcttcttttttttttcagaaatggtcCATAGGCAATTATTTTATCCCTCTTATGGAAAAGAGTTTGCTGCGGAAGAGCTGGCTTGCAATTCAGAGGACTTTGGTAACAAGGACTATTACACTCAGTGACCCTTTAAAAGATGACTGGCCAAAGATACTGACTTCTGAGAAATGTGAGAGCCCATAGAAAAAGTAAAGGATTAGCCATCTGGTCTCCAGTAGCTAGGTTAATTTGTCACCAAATTAGGGAGTTCAGGGCTTGGAAATATTCCAGCGgaagctgttttattttcttacttgttaAGCTTCACTGACTAAAAGGAACCTCAGTCTCCAGAAGTAAATAAAAGGCCCTGAATCCCGCTATTCCTGATTATTCACTTCTCTACCGGGCATTCAACCATGAGACTCCATTTACTGCTTTCTGTTCTCCTCCTCTCTTTGACTATAATACCAAAAGGTAAGACGGTGAATAACTGTAGAGACAGGTTTCTTAGGAGACCTACTCGGATGCGTAATTATACTGTGGCCATCTTAACTCAGACCCTAATGCACAGTCTTAGGGATGCGGAAGTCCAACATGATCATCTTCCTTAGAACTGATGAGGCCAAAATTGTGAAGCGGGACAAGgatttccatcaacagaaaatgagTTCCAAAAGCTCCATGACTAGAAAAGGGGGTTCAAACCGATGTGGAAGTGGAGAAGCTTTGACATCTGACATCAGGCTCAGCATACAAATCGAGCAGCTTTTACAAGGGCCCCCACCTccaaaaaggaaagtgaaaatgGCAGCTACTGGGTCAGACTTGGTTAATGAAGGGAAGTGATGCAGTCTGTTGGTGAGGGAATATTTGTGACTGGTAGAAATTAGGTACATAATACAGAGctcaacaaaaaagaattatatcAAGTTATTAATAGGGAGCAGAGGAATTTGGAAAAAGCATGGATTTGGGACGGCACGTcaatggaaaaattttaagcagAACGCAAAATAGGAAGGGAGCATTTTAACAACCTGAGTTACACCCTTGGTGCTCACGATGGAGAAGTTGGAATATTAAAGTGTAGACTTACAGGGAAAAGGGAACATGGCCACTTTCAGGCTGATTCATTCAGATCCTTGTAAAAACTAAGATTGTTTTCTCCACTGTTGATGTCAGGATGTTCACATCCCTCAAAATAACACCTGTGTTCACTGAACATAGATTAAGTCTGGGTAACTCTCCCTCTTCCTTGATTCATCTGTAAGATTCTTTCAAATACAATCAAAGATATTTATGTATGTTGAAATGTTTGATCTTTGCCTAATCTATGAATATCTTGGGATCTATCTGATGTACAGCTGCCCCCTCTTGAAGGAGTTCATGTACTTCTCACCTGGCCCTCAATTCTGTCAGAAGAAGACACACTTGTAGCGACagctaatataaaattatatgatgTTAATGACTTAAAATTAGAAGGCAATTTAATggttaattctttaattttacagataagagaatCCATGTCCACATAAAGAATATGATTTCACTAACGTCACATAGGTAGTGGCAACACTGCAGCTGGAACCAAGTATTTTTAATCTGGGTCAGCATTGTTTCCATCGATCTAAGGGTGTAGGTATGCCCATAAAGTGGTAACCCTAATTTCTGTTAGGCTGTTTACCTCAAAGTCCCCTAATTAGACACTGAAGAACCTAAGGAGTTTTTCAAGTTTCCTCTTTGGGAAGCTACAATGTCTTTGAAACATGTTACTTCACTTACCTCTAAATCCTTTTTCTTCAGTGTTTGTGGTAGGCATGTTGAATCGGCTTAACATTCTGGCATTATTATGGGGATGACTTACACTAGTCTTTAGATTTTCCTGATCTTTGTTCTTAAAATCATATAATGGTGATAATCAGACTGCTGAAAGCACTTGGTTCAAGATAATTATGTGTGCATGGTTgttgagtgaattttttttttttgctcatgcTTGCTTTCCACCACCTAAGCTAAATTCAACTCAACATAAATGACTGTCTCCATCCAGAGTCATGAACCATGttatgggcctttttttttttcaaggttaaGGAGGGATACTTCTGGAAGTAAAGATCAAGCCAAAAGTCACCATTATAGTGAGAAAGTGATATGGCAGTGGTTCATTCTCAGAGTGGAAAACAATTCAAGAAAAAGGTTGTCCTAGAGCAAAGGCCAGAAATAACTGACAGGAAAACAGGACTCCAAGGAATCTAGGCCTATGGTTTAGAGAAGTTCCTATGGTAATAACAAGACTGGACACCCATAAATACAACTGTACATCCAAGAGTGGGTGGCCAAATAGTTAAAAATAGGCTGGAGCCAAGAACTTTTAGAAGGAATTTTAGAGACAGAAAATGTGCGTGCGGTCAAAGAATACTTAACTGCATTCAATGGTAAGAAATGTGTACTGAGCATCTGCTACTTTCCATGGGCTGCATGAGATACCCAAGATACAATGGGAAATGAAAGGAAGACTGTCTTCCCTCAGCAGAGAAGACAGACATTAGGCAAATGATTACAAATGCATCTATAAGTTATACATTTTAATAAGTACAATGAAAAGGAACAGAGTATTCTGAGTGCCTGAAACATGCGGTCATCGTCAATCTGCAACATCTGGGAAAAGTTCATTGAGGCGTGCCTTTTGAGCTGAAAACGGGAAGATAAGTGTTCATTGATGAACGCCTTGCAAGGAGACCTCAACACTCCTGGCAGAGGAAGAAGCCGGTGCAATGCCCCTGATGCAGAAGAAACCACAGTGTGTTTAAGGAACTGCAAGAAGGCCACGGCAGGAGAGCGCTAGTTTACACCAGAAAATGTGCCAAGCATCTCATGGAATTAGGCCACAGTGAAAGCTGCATGGCACCAAGGCTCAATCTGCAGGGACACTTCGAGAACAGGGAGGGCAAGGCTACCAGACTTTGTGCCGGGAGTGGTGACCACGAGTATCTCCATCACCAGGGATGGGTCTCGGTTTATGCTCAAAGTAGGAACATCTACGGGTTCTAGGCGGCCTACGAGCCTGATaggtctttccttttgtttcactACCTCCACTATTCTTTCTTCAGAGTTTCTCTTCCTGGTTCTGCCATAGAAGGAGTTTCAAGTTTAGAAtagcttccttcttttctaatcttGAGATAATCACTCTTTGAGGTACACACATAGAATGAAGCCTGAGAAACCACCAGCAACTGTGTGGAAACAGATAAATGGTATCAATAACAATCATGAGAAATTAGGAAATCAAAACTCCTAACCTTTCAATCTGATAATTTCTGTGGTCCAAAGGTAAATAAGTCTGATCTATCTAGGTGGATTCTCTAAGTCATAATCATGTTTAGACTTGAAAATATGCACTGTCTGAAATCTCTGTTGTCCTTTGGATAAGGCGCCTTCTTCAGTGTCCCAAAGGAAGTTCCTACCCTCTAGGCACCATGATTCATACTCCATTAAAGTAGGGTACCAAAGTATAAGACAAAACTAGCAAGGGTGGTGAGGAAAGTGCATCACTGATGGTATGAAGGACTCACAATTCACAGGCAAAACCCGCCAGGGTCCAGGATGATAGATGTGGGACAGGTAGACGAGGATGCACAACAAACTCTACTTCAAGACTAATCTGGAAGGTGAATCTggaggacatgatgctaagtgaaataagccagtccaaGAAGATAAAGACTGCATGATTGCCCTTACCTGAGGCATCTAAAAATAGTCAAACTCGTAGAAACCTGGAGCAGAACAgcggtttccaggggctggggaagggagaaatggggagttgtcGTCTGATGGGCTTAAAGTTTCACTTCTACAGGATGAAGGAATTCTCGAGTTCTGCTGGGCAGACTTGTGCCTGTGGATAATGGTACCATGCTGTGTATTTAGAAATGTCAGAGTGGAGATCTCATGTTTAGTGTTCTTACCacagttaaaagaaagaaagaaagaaagaaagaaagaaagaaagaaagaaagaaagaacaagtgaAGAGCAGGAGGTTACTGGGGCTGGTAACAGCGTCGGGCTCCCCACGAATCTGACAAGAACCCTTTGGAGGCGTCATGCCGACCCCTTCCTCCAGATCAGTCCTCCTTGGTTCCTCCCAAATCAGTTATGCCAAGAGGATGGATTAAACAAAGACCCTATAATCTTTCACAGGAGGGAAAAACTCTCAATGGCCAGGTGTTTTCGGAAGAGAATATATTGCAGCCACACGGAAATGTCACCATACCTTACTTTGGCATGTGGAGATGCACCGCGTGGGACGCCTCTATGTTCATACCCAGATGCGTACTCTGCCTCTCACTACGTCTTGCCCGATATTAAAACCCCTTGATTTTAGCTTCGTTAGAAAACCTGAAAGTCTCACCAAATGTTACACTAAGTGCGTGGGTGAGGTTATCGGGGGAGAGACCGACGGCTGGTAAGAGGACTGCTGCACTGCTGGGTACGGAGCCTGCACTCTGTGTAGACAGGCGTGGGGTGGGGTCGCCCTCGGCTCTCTCCCCGAGAGCGGCGGGACCCTCGGCCCTGTCCCCGAGAGCGGCGGGACCCTCGGCGCTCTCCCTGAAAGAGACGCTCCAGCCTCCAGAGCCGGCAGAGCAGAGGCGGCACCAACTCCCCGTCATGCCATTCTCTTGCCGCACGAGGCCCCGAGCCCACGGATGGCTAGGCTGAGAGTCAGATGCTGCAGCAGGCGGAGAACACAGGTTCGCACAGGCTCTGAAAATTCAGTTACAGGAGGCTGCGTTGGTGTATATGGCTGTGGGTATTTTTCTACGGGACGGTGAGATAACAATGAGGGCCTGGTTTAAATACCGCCCCCCCCCAAAGATTCAGAGCTCCAAAGTGCTCAAACTCTCAGTTAAGCGGTAGAAGTTAGGGACCAAAGAAGCCAGCCAGTCAGGGTCAGTCCATTATTGGACAGTAAAGACAGAACGGGACACAGGTGAGTTAACAGGACGGTTCAGGAGCCAGCTAATCCCCGTTGCTGGCCGCAAACAGAAGTGTCCTGTTACGTATCAGCCACCATGACCCACGGGGAAAAGGACCCTTGGCTGCGCTGGAAACGCTAGAGGAGGGATGCTGGGGTGCAAGGGAGCGGTGCTGAAGCACACCTCAGTTACGTGCTTTTCAGCAGCCCAACGCATCGGGAAAACATATGGGTGTGTTTAAGGAAAAGCACCTTTCAGCTCTGAGAGAAAATCTCTCCATGTATCTGCATATACCGGGCACTGAAGAACACAGAAAATCCGGTTCCTGCACAGTCCTGAAATGGGGGAATTAGGTAAGGTGAAATCTGGAGGATGGCTAGACTTTCCACAAGAGGAGATGAAATGAGGACAGGTGCCATACGATAAGGATGCTGTAAATGGGGATGCGGAAGTTAGCACGGGCGAGGGGGTAGAGGGTGGATACTTTGGCTGAAGTAGTCTGTCTCAGTGCAGGTTGGAGCAGGACAACTCACTAGGAGGGAAATCTACCAACCCTGAGCCTTACCCGCCAACGCCAAGAACATCTCCCCAGTCATGGTGACAACAAAGCACCCCACACGGTTCAACATGTACTGCCCTTGATAAGGACAACTCTCTAAAAGCTTCTAGAAAGCAGCCTGCCCTCTCTAAGATGTGTATAGTCCCACACTCTTAGCACCCCTCCTCCAAAAACCCACTTCTTTTGCCTAAGGGATTTTTTCATATAGGTAATATCATTTATTCTATCTCAAAGCCATTCTTCTCTAAATTTATTGCTTTACGTACATTACCAATAATTTGATGGTGAATTAATGAGGCTGTTAAATCTCTTTCTGTGCAGCAAGTACTGGCCTTATTCCAGGACAAAAACAATGTATTCTTCTGCGAGGGGTGTGCAAAGAAGGAGGATGCACCAGCACGGATGATACCATTGGTATATGTAATGATCAAAAAAAATGTTGTAGAAGGTGGTGGGTACTTCTTCCCTATCCAACGCCAGTTCCCAAATCAAAATCTCCTTGATGACAGCAAACTGTAAGCCCTTCGAACTCTAGAACACATGGATGAACTTCACAGACTCCTGTTTGACTCAGAACTCCAGAACCCGAGGATAAATTATACAGACTCCTCTTAAACTTGCTTTTCTCCCTTGACTGGAAATAAATGTCCTAATTCTACACGTACTCATCCCTGGGGACCTTCTTCTTGATGCACATGCAAACCTCTTGAGAACTACGAGACTAAACTAAATAACAGAGGCACCTCACACCTTAAAGATGTTTAAACAGAATACGActttcttataaaagaaaaagataaaattttaaaatgtgaaaaaaaaatcataagggtATGAAATAGCAGTAGGTAGTGTTTGATTATCTAAAGAGGGATATCAACATTTTTCCTCATCTGACTCTGACcaaaaattatttctgttattaAGAGAGACCTACTTGGGTGGCGTGAGGCAAGGTCTGTTCATCACATggtcctgctgtgtgacctcagcagTAGGCTGGCTGCCAACCCAGTCCTGCCAACACTGGCTGAGGCTGGTCTCCCCCACCCACTTCACCTGGGCCCTGGGGGAATGAAATGCAAGAACTGCTCCCTGCAAGGAGGCCCACAAGGAGACGACAGAGCGCTGaggactcagcgtgccctgctagttCTTTCCAAATTCGCCACGAGATAATTCCACTTTCTGGCTGGAATCATTTCCACCAGAATAATAATTCTGGATCATCTGTACTTTATGGCTAAGAAAATGAAAGGGCAAGAAAGAGGGCAAGAACATTACAGGACATGAGTTTCACAAGGATGGAAAAAATCTTTTGAATGAGGCCAAATGACTCCACAAACAAAGTTCGAGGCTTTTTGTTTCCTCAACCGTAAAGCTGGTCTTCTGTGGTCCATCAGAAGAAGGTGGGCTATCTCACCTTCTAATAGTCTTAGgatttatgtttctattttttatgtgGCTATCAGGTGTCCACAAGACCATATGTTTCTTGAGTACAAAATCCGCCTTTATTCACATCTGCGTGTTCCGTGCATCACACGGTCTCACAGAACACACAGTGTTGACGTGTGCAGTTCTTGATGAAACGGTAGTTGCTTTGCTTACCAGTCATGTGACTTTGAACTATTTATTTACcttcattttccttaaaattcttctccaataaatgagtgaaataagtcTAACTACTGGGCTTGttgtaaggatgaaatgagatcatgTACACAAAGCACTTGGTATACACATGGCGAAACCCAGAAAAGCTTGCCACTAATATTATTACTGTTCTCTTGTTGCTAAAATACCTTAAGGAAATAAATCATTGTACTTAGATAGGCTTGTTATTATACGATGCATAGATTaccagtttaaaataaataaaatggaactaAATAGATTTCATATTGAAAGAATATATGGATAAACAACTATTTCTTGGTATTTCAGAAGAAACCACAgcaaattgttaaaattttacagtttctATTATAAATAccattgttttctgatttttttttttttttttgtggttatttattttttttttgtggtacgtgggcctctcactgtgtggcctctcccgttgcggagcacaggctccagacgcgcaggctcagcggccacggctcacaggcccagccactccgcggcatgtggggtcttcccggacgggggcacgaacccgtgtcccctgcatcggcaggcggactctcaaccactgcgccaccagggaagccctgttttctgatatttaaagcttcatttctttaattaatatGTCTCATGACCTCctatgaaaactgaaattaaaaaagcatgttaggaaaaatattaaaggagaTTTTCATCAGGATTGATAATGAAGCTTAAATACTGACATTTCATTAGCATTAGACAATCCTTTCTAATGACATAATAGATTAAAATAAGTAACAATATCAAgggaaggacttttttttttttttagatgacaAAGGGAGTTAgaattgttattttattaatggTGTGATGGATGGTTAGCATCTCTGAGAAACAATTTCTCCCAAAGCCTCAGATCTCTATTCTTTCTGACCTAGAGATTGTATAAAGATTTTAAAGGTTTCCTTtaggctttttatttattattacttaaaatgtTGCTAGACATATACTCACCAAATGCACATAAGAACTGTTGGTTTCACACCTAGAAACACTTAGAAAATACAATTCGAAGTTACTAACCATAGAAAAATATAACTGCAGTGAAATAAGCCATAATCGAAGCGAGTGTGTGCTCTCTCAACAAGATATTAGCTGGAACATTAATAATACTCCAACGcgtctcttctttttcaattcaAAGGCGCTAACCTGAAGGCATATGTCCTTGTCTAGGTGAGACCTAGACATGGGCCATCGTTTGAAATGTCAGATTGCTCAAATGGGCAATAACGTAACATCACAACTTGATCCCACTTACAGGCCTAGCCAGGTGCACATCCAGAGTAGGAAGCAATCCCTGTTAGTTATTTTATgggtaagatgttaacatttttatcataattcaaatatgttttctggaAGAGGTAACATAATAGGTCATTATCCTTCACTAATACGTTCCTATATTTTAAGCTAGTAGTTAGCTGGCCTATTATTTAACACGCATTGGAAAgagtattaaagaaaaacagtcaaTTTAAATCCGAAGatctgaaatgtggctagtgtgccTGAGAAAATGgcgctttcttttattttaattaattgtaatttaaatatagccacatgtgactagtgacTTATACAGCACAGCATAGCTTCAGGGCTCTGGACCGGCGCCGAGTGACACCGTGATGAAGCACGTTGCCTTCAGGCCAGGCAGCTTGTGTGCGAATCTCAACTCCATGGCCTGCCAGTTGTGCGACCCTATTCTGGAAAATGAGGATAACCATACTCACTTCATTGagtattatgaggattaaatgactgtGCATATAGAAAGCCCTTACGGCAGTATCTGCACTTATCATGAGAGCAATGCTCGGCCATCCTGGGTTCTTGGGAGTGatgaggaaagagggagagagcacTGTGAGAACACTGGGTAAGGAGCTCTAGCCACTTTCTAGATTCATCCTAGACTAGCTTTTCCATCCCTAATGCCATCACTTTGTTCTTCTTGCGAGTATAAAGAGCTCTCTCGGAACAGGCACTGAGAATCGCAGTTTAGGACACGGCTTTCCACAACCGAACTTACACTGGATAAATGTGTCGTCACACAATGAGGAAAAGTTTAAGAGTTAAAAGAATCACAAGCCAAACGCTGCCAGCTCTCCGGTGAATCCTCTGGAGACGTTTTATTCCTAGGCTGGCGAGGGAAGGTACAAAAGAAAAGGGTCCTGTGTTGGCTACAAGGATACAATCTCTGGGGTAGCTTCAGCCCTCAGATCTCCGACAAAACCAAACCCCTCCTCTCAGCAGGGTTTTCTCCATGGAGAATGCAATACCACAGATTAGAAATTCAGTTGTGTTGACATGAGTCCTGCTTCCGAATTTGACTAGCCTTGGGAGGATAGGAGGGTGCCTTTAAATAACTCCTCTTCTGCTGTGAATCAGTTTTATGACATCGGTTTCTTCTCAGCCCTACCCGTGATCAAGCCACCAGGAAGAGGGAGGTTTTGTGGGCACCGGAGAAGAGACTGAGAAATCGTTTGGCTGGGGGTGTCTTTCAGGCAGGGGAGACACCTGCCTGTCTTAGTGTTGGTGTGTGGAGCTGTGAGACCTCTGAAATAAGGCGGGATGGTGACTTTGGAAAGAGAGAGTCACACTTGGAAATGAAGCGTcatatctggagaaaatgttGCTTTGGTAAAGCCCACTAAAGGCTGAAAGAACAGTTTAGTGAAATGTTGGAATGACTGGCAGTAACAACATCATGAATTGCCTTTTCTTATCACCCCCTAACTTTTCACCTGGTAAAATCCCACACGTGCCTCAAGGGATCGTTCAATTGTCATGCCCCTGCTTAGCCTTCCCCCAGATGCCCTCCAAACCCATCTCACGAGGCAAATCAATCTCTTCCTCCTTTGTGTTCTCCACACATGAACATACCTTTGTGGACGTCTTCACTCATTTTAACTTAGTTTCAGAAGTGTCTCAATTCATGGAACTCTTAATGCCTCATAATTATTTCTAGGGCACCCTGGACCAAAAGAAATGCCTAACAGTTTCGGTTATTAGGTCTTAATAACTTATCTCTGCCCTAACAACATAGTAACCACGTGAAAAATAAAACGCACAAATCgaaagaaaaagtaatactttttaacttttaaataaccCAGTTACTGACTAATGGTAGGTATGTGCCCACTGGGCACTGAACAACTTCTCAAATCTTGGAATCAGATGGGACACAGCCACCCTCGCTTTCTGCTCCACAGCGATTCCCTGTGTGGCTCCTGACGGCGCAGATGAGCAAGGTCTGACGTCACTGGGAGGAACGTAGCAGGTCTAATGCTGAAGGTGAGAAGTACTTTGAGGTAGTAGTTTCGGCagagtccaaaaaaaaaagttcagcatCTGCCTTtcccttgaatttttaaaatatttcatgtgcCCTTGGAACTGGCTGAGGAGCGCAGGGGTGCCTGGTCGCACAGCTGCAGACCTGAACTTCAGGCACTTATAAGAATGTCTTCCGTTCACCATAGATTGTGAGCTTCCTGAGGACACCACTGTGACTGGCAGCTTGTATTTGCAGCTCACCACCTCATGAGTTATGGAAAACTGTTGGATCTACGGGTGAGATGAGCAGAAACCGGCCACGATTTCCGGGTTTTGTTGCTGCGATCGATGCTCCGTGAGAACTTATCTATTGCACGTCGCCGATGACCCAGAGAAGGCTGTTACTGCTTTGGTGCAGAGAGGCTGGAAGCTAACACAGCAGGAATGTGGCCCAAGGGAGCAGAGGGGGCTTCCAAGTGACTGGCCTGGGAAGAAACGCAGACCACCGGAGACTGAGTATTATGGTCACTTCCTACCAGGTTTTGCCTGGACAGACAGGGTGCTTTCTCTGACGCTGTAAGGATTGTGCCCTCAGTGGCAGAAAATATTTCACAAGCGACAGCATGTGTTTTGCACAGATTGATGTTCGCAGCTGAACGCTGAGTGCGGGACGGCCGGGAGCCTTcggcccaggggcccagcctgACCCTCACCAATAGGTTTCTTGCTAGCTGCTGGAAGGGTTTTGGCGACTTATCTTCATGGTGATCGCTTGCAGTTTATTGTTTGCATTCCTGGTTAACACTTTAAACAGCATTTTCTAAGTTTCTTCTAGAAATATTACTGTTCTAGGAGAAGTTAATAAGCATGCCACGAAACATAGATTCATACATTTGAGAACCTCGTGGTACCAAAATCCACAATAAAAATCAGCCTATTAAAAGCTTGGAATTGAATTAATTCAGGATTTCTCAAAGCTTctgatatattttaatgtatataaaatatataataaatataataattattattataaatgatgATTGAATGCTCAGTAGGGGTTGGGCTTGGAAatacttttttctgtaaaaggtcagatgacaaatattttaggctttgtcaGTCACATACACCCTCTGTCATGAATCCTGaatcttgtttttgtttgcttgtttgtttgacACAACACTAAAAGATGTAAAATCCATTTTTAACTCTTAGGTTTGAAACAGTTTGTTGTCCCCTGAGAAATTTCAAACACCACCAATTTGTGGTTTCAACTTATAATATACTTTGAAGCTGGAGGAATGAAATCTTCCAATGAATTGGAAGTAAATTGTAAGGGAAAGGGAGGCATCGAGGATGCCTCTCAAGTCTGTTGGCCTAAGCAATCCAGCGGGGGGGATGGAGGGGACCGAAACTGAAACTGGCTTGCGGGTCAGAACTCCATGTCAGGTGAGTTAAGCTTGAGACACCCAGTGACATGCAGGTGGAAAGATGAGGTGGGTAAATATACACACAAGTTTGGAACTGGGGTGAGGTCAGCACTGAGATATATATTTGGGAGGGAGCAGGTATTCAAAGATATGGCACTGAGTGAGTTTACTTAGAGGGCAAGGATAGACACACCAGAAGCCTGCGGACTGAATCCTGGGACACCACC
It encodes:
- the LOC136141895 gene encoding beta-defensin 130B-like → MRLHLLLSVLLLSLTIIPKASTGLIPGQKQCILLRGVCKEGGCTSTDDTIGICNDQKKCCRRWWVLLPYPTPVPKSKSP